In Chlamydiales bacterium, a genomic segment contains:
- a CDS encoding thioredoxin family protein — translation MKALTKFILGCSALFLCGGLENSSCGASALYAAEDKAHALQLPWQTDYTTALSQAESENKPLFVLFTGTDWCSWCVRLDKEVLLTPEFVEKVEQKFIFVKVDFPMKQALAPEVVKQNQELKDKFSIQGFPTIVLLTSKEQVIDKLGYSSGGGAKYAQKLLDSLNKNAKGK, via the coding sequence ATGAAAGCATTAACTAAATTTATTCTGGGTTGCAGTGCATTATTTTTATGTGGTGGCTTGGAAAATAGTAGCTGTGGCGCTAGCGCGCTCTATGCTGCTGAAGACAAGGCGCATGCTTTACAACTTCCTTGGCAAACGGATTATACGACTGCTTTGAGCCAAGCCGAAAGTGAAAATAAGCCTTTATTTGTTCTATTTACTGGAACAGATTGGTGTAGCTGGTGTGTGCGCCTTGACAAAGAGGTTTTATTAACACCTGAATTTGTAGAAAAGGTGGAGCAGAAATTTATTTTTGTCAAAGTAGATTTTCCTATGAAACAAGCGCTTGCACCAGAAGTTGTTAAACAAAACCAAGAACTTAAAGATAAATTTTCCATTCAAGGTTTTCCAACGATTGTGTTGTTAACATCTAAAGAGCAAGTCATCGACAAGCTTGGATATTCCTCTGGTGGAGGAGCAAAGTATGCTCAAAAGCTACTTGATAGTTTAAATAAAAACGCAAAAGGTAAGTAA
- a CDS encoding thioredoxin family protein — protein sequence MMRLKDWLAVLFLTVASSHMSVLGAVEEESIDALSFTAPYSYPELQWKDDFEEAKKVSIKENKPLFILFEGSDWCANCREFNQEILTKPSFVAKMQDHFVFLKVDFPLHYRLPPEKCCSNQALKKQFQVEGFPTVVILLPTGGSMRFAGNFPKGADESAAMFLKESGKAIHLDEVMTHLDSSELSASDLEMLYAQAKQLDRADYVAVLLHAGIQAPENAFFLREQYRDLIAKGEMNSTEAEKVRDALITKDPDNSKGHHLFLAVLEFQSLAKINAHKREINTVSSPLHSYLEGVGNQDDENKWKVQLMLAHFFCTMGDSQKAVEYAQSALAKAPEHIRPEIETSIQKMSGTANAAHITVHNTP from the coding sequence ATGATGAGGCTCAAAGATTGGTTGGCAGTACTTTTTTTAACAGTTGCAAGTTCTCATATGAGTGTTCTTGGGGCAGTTGAAGAAGAAAGCATTGATGCATTGTCTTTTACGGCTCCTTATTCGTATCCAGAATTACAGTGGAAGGATGATTTTGAAGAAGCTAAAAAGGTGTCGATAAAAGAAAATAAACCCCTTTTTATTCTTTTTGAGGGATCTGATTGGTGTGCTAATTGTCGTGAATTTAACCAAGAAATTTTGACAAAGCCCTCTTTTGTTGCAAAAATGCAGGATCATTTTGTTTTTTTAAAAGTAGATTTTCCGCTTCATTATAGACTCCCCCCAGAAAAATGTTGTTCAAATCAAGCTTTAAAGAAGCAGTTTCAAGTAGAGGGATTTCCTACGGTTGTTATTTTATTGCCAACGGGTGGGTCAATGAGGTTTGCAGGAAACTTTCCAAAGGGTGCTGATGAATCTGCTGCTATGTTTTTAAAAGAATCGGGTAAAGCTATACATTTGGATGAGGTAATGACACATCTTGATAGTTCAGAGCTTTCTGCATCTGACTTGGAAATGTTGTATGCCCAGGCAAAACAGTTAGATAGAGCAGATTATGTGGCTGTGTTACTTCATGCGGGTATTCAAGCCCCTGAAAATGCTTTTTTTTTAAGAGAGCAGTATCGAGATCTGATAGCAAAGGGCGAAATGAATTCTACAGAGGCAGAAAAAGTAAGAGATGCGCTCATTACTAAAGATCCTGACAACTCAAAAGGTCATCATCTATTTCTAGCTGTTTTAGAGTTTCAATCTCTTGCCAAGATAAATGCTCATAAAAGAGAGATAAATACTGTGAGCTCTCCACTGCACTCCTATCTTGAAGGCGTTGGAAATCAGGATGATGAAAATAAATGGAAAGTTCAGCTGATGCTGGCACATTTTTTTTGTACCATGGGTGACTCTCAAAAGGCTGTGGAGTATGCGCAATCAGCCCTTGCAAAGGCTCCTGAGCATATAAGACCAGAGATTGAAACCTCCATTCAGAAAATGTCTGGCACAGCAAACGCAGCGCACATCACGGTACATAACACACCTTGA